The sequence GAAATTGAGCAGGTCCTTCTGAATCTGATAAAAAATGCGGTTCAGGCCATGGCAGAAAACAAGATGAGAAAACCCCGCCTTATCCTGCGTACTTTGCAGGTAGGAGAGGTTATCCGTATTGAAGTGGAAGACAATGGTCCGGGAATGGAGAATGGTTTAAAAAAACAGATCTTCAACCCATTCTTTACCACCAAGGAGATTGGAGAGGGTACAGGCCTTGGCCTTTCGGTCTCTTACACCATTATTTGTGAAAAACACCATGGAAAGATCTGGGTGGAGAGTGAAGCTGGTAAGGGCGCCAGATTTGTTGTGGAGTTACCCATAAAACAGTAAAGAAAATCCAGGTGACCGAATACCAGCAATCCTGTCGCACATGAATAGTGTTACAGAGAAGGGACACCTTTAAGGTGATGGCAAGCTACCTGGAAGAGGATAATATTGCGAGTATTTAAGATTTTCCTTACACATAAAACTTGCGTTTATCTTTTAGGAGTGATAACTAACTGAGAAAATTTTCATTAAGATAAAAGATCAGGCCTTAGATGTACACTCCCCTCAGCAATGGGCCCGTATCATCACTTAGTAACAGCGAGCAACTATGCCTGAAAAAAACATATCCCGTTGGATCTGGACAATGGGCTATCGGGCCAAGGCCCTGACAATAGTCTCTACCACCATTCTTATCCTCGCCTGTGTCACCCTCTTCTACGGCATCAGGGAGCACAACAGAACCATAGAGTTGCTGATTGCAAAGACTGAAGCGGATATTCACGCCACAGTGAGAGAGGCTCGGCATCGATCCCTCACAGACTATGAGAAACGACTGCAAACCTTTCTTCAGGTGAACCCGGAGATTATCACGGCCTTTGCAGAACATGACCGTGAGCGTCTTTATGCTCTCAGTCTGCCCCGTCTCAAGACACTGCAACGGGAAAACAAATTGTTCAGCAATATCCACTTTCATCTGCCCGATGGAACCTCCTTTCTTCGCGTAAATGATCCGGAGCACTGGGGAGACAACCTTCTACAGGACAGACCTTCACTGAAAAAAATCCATGCGGAACGAACCCCGCTTTCCGGCTTTGAAATCGGAGTCCATGGCGGATTCTTTCGGGTCATAGCCCCGGTCTTTCTGCGGGAACGTTATATCGGAGCAATGGAATTTGGTTTGGATATGCATCAGTCCGTTGATATAATACAAAGAATACTGCGCATGCCGACAACCAGCTGTTTTCCGATTGAACACTGGAAACACGCCGTTCAGTTCACTAAATTTCCAATGGTTTATCGTGGCCAGTATGCGATCAACAGCCATGGGGATCCAATTTATGCCAAGCTCCCCTCTAATCTCCCCATGGATCGGGAGTATCATAGCCGCGTTGAGATCGAGGGAAGTCATTATATCGTTCATACCCACCAAATTTTCAATGATTTTGAGAAGAGGGAAATCGGGGGCTTGATTATACTCCAGGACATCACTGACCTTATCCTCAACAAGCGGCATTTTATCGCACAAGCCATCATTTTTACCATCTTTTTCCTGGTACTGGGCATTACTGTACTCCATCTCAGTTTCAACCGACTCTTTGGAAACATGGAAAGAGAGGTCGCAAAACGGGAGGAGGCAACAGCCAGCATGGAGCGTGCGGCACGCCAATGGACTGCCGCCATGGATTCTGAAAGTGATGCGGTCTACATCCTGGATCTTGATCGAAAGCTCATCCAGGCAAACAGGGCCTTTTATAAAGCAATGGCCACGGATATGGAAACGGCCTTGGGCCGTCCCATTGAAGAGATCGTTCACCCCCATGGGGAAACTGCGCCCTGCCCCATCGCCCAGGCCCAGAAAGAACTGCGGGATGGACAATTTCTGCGGGAGGTGGATGACCCGGATAATTCCAGCGGCCTGCCTTTGGAAATTACTGTGACAATCATAAGAGATCATGACGATAAACCTCTTAGTATTTTTATGCGGCGTCACGACCTCAGTGAACAACGGGCAGTGGAAAACCGGTTGCGTAAGAGCAAGGAAGAATGGGAACGAACCTTTGATTCTATTGCAGATCTGGTAACCATTCAAGACAAGAACATGCAAATTGTAAGGGCAAATCGGGCAGCGGAAGAATTTTTTCAGGTGAAGCGCGGAGGTTTGAGTGGTCTGTACTGCTATGAGGTCTTTCGCGGCAAGAACAGCCCCTGCCAGGATTGCCCAATGCTCAGTATCAAAAAAGATAGTAAAGAGCACCCTCCCATTATTCACCATGACAACCTGCAAAAGACCTTTCATATCTCCTCATCCCCCCTGCTTGATGCCGATGACAACGTTGAATACCTGGTGCATATTGCCAGGGATATCACGACCCAGAAGGCGCTTGAGGAGGAGCTGTATCAGGCACATAAAATGGAGGCCATCGGCACAATGGCCGGTGGTATTGCCCATGACTTCAATAATATTCTTGCTGCCATCGTCGGCTTTGCGGAGTTAGTACGTGCTGATCTGGCCGAGGGCAGTCCGTCACGGGAAGATATGGATCAAATTATTCAGGCGGCAGACAGGGCGAAAAGTCTGGTACAGCAGATACTCAGCTTCAGCCGAAAAGGCAGTCACCAGCTGCAGATTTTTGCCCCCTCATCCGTTGTCCACGAGGTGGCGAAGCTGCTGCATTCCACCCTGCCAAGCACGGTAACCATAGAAGAGACCATTGAAAAGGATACCGGAACAATCAATGCGGATCCGACCCGGATCCACCAGATCGTTATGAACCTCTGCACCAATGCTTTCCATGCCATGGAGGGAGAAAAAGGTATCCTTGGTATCAGTCTGCAGCAACAGGAGATCACCAGTGAAGCCGCCCATAACAAAAAAATTCCACCGGGAAATTATGTCGTTCTTGAGGTGAGAGATACGGGATGTGGTATGGATAAAACAACACAGGAACGGATTTTTGACCCTTTTTACACCACCAAAACGGTTGGCAAGGGAACCGGGATGGGGCTCTCTGTTCTCCATGGAATAGTCAAAGACTACCATGGGTTTATTGAAGTTGAGAGTTGTAAAGGGATAGGCAGTACATTCCGCGTCTATTTTCCATCCGTAAAGACGACCGACGAACCACTTCCTGTCCACACGGAAAAAAACACAAAGGCTGCAGATATTCCAGGGAGTGAAGAAATTCTTGTTGTTGATGATGACCCACTGCTTGTCCGTATTAACGGGCGTCTTCTCGGGGATCTCGGCTATCGGGTGACGGAAATGACCTCCAGTACAGAGGCTCTGGAAAAAGTACGCCTGGAACCGCACCGCTTTGATCTCCTTATCACCGACCAAACCATGCCACAACTCACCGGAACCGAACTGGCCGCCTCGATAATGAAGATCAGCCCGAAGACAGCGGTGATCATGTGCACCGGACACTCCGGCCTGGTTTCAAAAGAAGATGCACTGGCCATGGGTATCAACCGTTTTGTCTACAAACCAATTAAAGGGATGGAATTAATTGAGGCTGTGCGCGAGGTTTTGAATGAAACCCGGAGGGCTTCAAGGTCCTGACGTTCCTGTTTTTTTTGCCATGGTAATTCTACACAAAAAACATAGCCGGAGACCCCGCCCTACATGATATTTCTGTTGGTCGGCCCATATCTTCGGAGTCTCCTACCTCACTGGGGCTTCCGTCTAATCCTGCCTCACGGGAGCACCCTTGCCATCGGCGGGTCATTTTGTTACCTTCCAAAACGTCACATCGCCCCCCTTAGAGGAAACTCCCCCCACCAGGCCCGCATCTTAGCTTTGTGTTGGGCATCAATAACCCGAGCTTAGAATTATCATGGCAATACTTTTTTTTATCACCGGGCTGATCTTTTTAATTGTCGGTGCGGAAGCATTAGTGAGGGGCTCATCCCGCTTAGCGGCTGCTGTAGGTATATCACCACTGGTCATCGGGCTGACTGTCGTTGCATTTGGTACCAGCTCACCTGAACTTGCGGTAAGCATCAAATCAGCGCTATCCAACCAGGCGAGTCTTGCCGTTGGAAACGTTATTGGAAGTAATATTTTCAATGTTCTCTTTATTCTCGGCCTTTCAGCCTTGATTGTGCCACTTTCCGTATCGCAACAACTGGTCCGGCTTGATGTACCTCTAATGATAACAATCTCGGTTGTTGTCCTTGTTTTATCGCTGGATGGAATTTTCAGTCGCACTGATGGTCTCATGCTGGTCACAGGTCTCGCTACATACATCTCTTTTTTGATTTACCAAAGCCGCAGGGAAAACTCTCATGTGCAAGAGGAGTATGCGAAAGAATTTGGGACTGAAAAAAATGTAACAAACAGCTGGACTAAAAACATCGTCATGGTCCTTAGTGGCCTCGCACTGTTGGTGCTTGGCTCGCGCTGGCTCGTCAACGGAGCAGTCTCCTTTGCCCAATATCTGGGTGTCAGCGAACTGGTTATCGGGTTGACGATTGTTTCAGCCGGTACATCCCTCCCTGAAGTTGTTACCTCCGTCATTGCCGCGGTTCGCGGCGAGCGGGACATTGCTGTTGGGAATGTTATTGGCAGTAATATCTTCAACATTATGGGCGTACTTGGATGTGCCAGCATAGTGGCGCCAATGGGCATCGAGGTGGCCACTGCGATCTCCAGGTTCGATATTCCGGTAATGATCGCTGTAGCCTTTGCATGCCTGCCAATATTCTATACAGGTGGTTTGATTAGCAGAAAAGAGGGTGCATTGTTTCTCAGCTACTACGTGGCCTATACCTTTTATCTCGTCTTCGCCGCATCTCACCATGACGCATTGCCTGTTTTTAATGCAGCCATGCTCTACTTCATAATCCCTCTAACTATGGTCACACTGATCATTGTGGCGTTACGGGAAATGCACAACAGGAAAAATCGTTCGGAATGAAACCGGAGACATACAAATCCGACATCCAGAAATATTCCTCAAATATTTAGTAGTAACAATTACAGAGACGAACATAGAGGATTGTTAAATGTCTTTCATCAGAGAAGATAATATCGGCAAAAGCAGCTTTATTGGATGAAACAGAAACCACTTTAGTAGATACAGATTTACACAATTCACTGTTCGAGTCTCTACAACTTTACTATAGTCCGTTCATGAAAAAAGTTTCTTTCTTCACATTGGCCTTTCTTATATTGACGGCAATCTCTCTCCTTGCGGTCGCGGTGTATGTACTCGACCTCGACAGACAAATCTCGACTCACTTCGAAGGGAGGCGTTGGGAGCTCCCGGCTCGGATTTATGCCCGGCCCCTTGAGCTGTATATCGGGAAAACACTCACACTCGATGAGTTGACAAAAGAACTTCTCCAATTGCACTACAGCCAGATAGAGAGTCCTGAAAAACCTGGTGAATACAGTGTTCGAGGTAACAGAGTTATATTCTACAGCCGCAATTCCCCTTTTCCTGATGCCCTGCGTCCTGCTATGGCAGTTGAGCTTGCGATCCAGGATAAAACCATTACTCACCTTGCAGACCACAACACTCAAGAACCAATCACCCTGTTCCAGTTAGAACCGGTACAGTATGCTTCCATATATCCGACTCATAACGAAGACCGATTGTTGATTAACCTGGCAGATGTGCCGGAGTTACTTATCAGGACTCTGCTCCTGGTGGAAGACAAAAGTTTTTATAACCATTGGGGTATCCGGCCTACGGCAATCATCAGGGCCGCTCTTGCTAACATCAAGGCTGGCAAGACCGTGCAGGGCGGCAGCACACTGACCCAGCAACTGGTAAAAAACATCTTTCTCAGCAGTGAACAAACCCTGCCCCGAAAGATCAACGAGGCTGTCATGGCCCTGCTGCTTGAATACCATTACAGCAAGGATGAGATCATGGAAGCCTATCTCAACGAGGTCTATCTTGGCCAGGACGGGAAACGTGCTATTCATGGCTTTGCCATGGCAAGCAGATTCTATTACGGTCGGGATCTCGCGGAGTTGGAACCGGCACAGATTGCCTTGCTGGTTGGAATCGTCAAGGGAGCGTCCTACTATAACCCCAGACGACACCCTGAGCGGGCAACAGCACGGCGTAATCAGGTTCTCGACATCCTGGCGTCTGCGAAAGGAATCGTCCCGGAAAAAACCGAGCAACTAAAGAACAGTCCTCTCACCGTTACCCAGAAAATCCCCTCCGGTATCACCCCCTATCCGGCGTTTTTGCAGTTGGTACGCAAACAGTTGAAGAGGGATTACAAAGACGCAGACCTGCGCAGTGAAGGCTTGTCGATCTTCACAACCCTGGATCCAATCATCCAACAACAGGCAGAAAAGAGCCTTACCGGTGAGCTTGCTACCATTGAAAAAAACAGAGGAGACAAGCCCCCGAAAACGCTTCAGGGATCCCTGGTCATTGCCTCGGTAGATCAGGGCGAGGTAGTCGCTGTTGTCGGTAGCCGCACTCCAGGACAGGCCGGGTTTAACCGGGCACTGGATATGAAACGGCCCATCGGCTCGATTATTAAGCCGGCGGTTTACCTGACCGCCCTGACCCGACCCGAGTCATATAACCTGCTGACCACCCTGTATGACACCCCACTCAAGGTGCCGATGAGTGGAAAAGACTGGCAACCAGAAAACTATGACAAAACGTTTCATGGGCCGTTGCCCCTGATACAGGCATTGGCACATTCGTATAACGTGGCCACCGTCCAGCTAGGGATGGACCTGGGCCTTGACGCCGTTATCGACACAATACATGGGCTCGGCATAGAAGAAGATATCACCGCCTATCCGTCACTGTTGCTGGGAGCCATCGAACTGCCACCCATTGATGTCCTGCAGGTGTACCAGACCATTGCTGCTGGTGGCTACAAAACCCCACTGCGCTCCATCCTGGCCGTTACCGACCAGACGAACACCACCCTGCAACGCTATCCGCTAACAGTGCAGCAGGCTGCAGATCCGGGTGCAGTCTTCTGCCTGACAACGGCCCTGCAGGCAGCCACGACCACGGGTACTGCCAAATCCATACAACACCTCCTGCCGGAAGGCCTGACGGTGGCCGGGAAAACAGGAACTACAGATAACTTGCGTGACTCCTGGTTTGCCGGCTTCAGCGGTCAACACGTTGCAGTGGCCTGGGTGGGACGCGATGACAATACGTCGACCGGTCTCACCGGAGCAACTGGTGCACTGAAGATATGGGCAGCAACCATGGCCGGAATCAGTACCAGTCCGCTGCAACCACAACCACCCGAGACTATTGACTGGTATTATTCAGACATTTCTGCCGGCACAATACTCAATCCAAAATGCGGCAAAGACCAGGGACCAGCGCTGCCCTTTATTCGAGGTGGTGTGCTGCCCGAAGCCAGCTCCTGCAAACAGGAGCAACATGACAACAGCTTTGAACAAAAGCTGCAAAGAGGAATAAACAACATCCTTGATTTCTTGCACTGATAGATTTAATAATCGAAGGAGTATTCATCCTGAAACGAGGATTTTTGAAATCTGTGGAGAAGCGACTGGATAACTGGACGTAATCATAAAGACCTATGGGGTAACACCATGAAAATAACTCTCAAACTATTATCCCTTTTCCTGTTCAGTATCTTACTCTTCCAGGGCTGTGCCACCTCCCCCCCGCCACCAATTCATTATCCCTCACCTCCCCCCAAACAGACCGACACTGTTTCCGCGAATTTCAGTCGCCAGGCAACAACACAGGTCAGACAGGGCAGACTTGATATTGCTGCAGCAACGCTGGAGCGGGGCCTGCGCATAGCACCCAAAGATGCCATGCTCTGGTCACAGCTGGCAGAGGTCAAACTGCAGCAAAACCAGTACCAGCAAGCCAGATCTCTGGCTGAAAAATCCAACTCCCTGGCAGGTGGCTATCCGGGGATTATGGAGAAAAACAAACAAATAATTAAAGAGGCTTTGATACAAGCCGGTACCGATTAACACCTTGTCTGCCCAGTACTGGTGTTTAGAAAGTTCACTCCCCACCAGAAGAGTTTGGGCTGGATTTATGCTTTTTTGTATTTTCAGGAATTGTATACTTGACCAGGTACTTATCCAATAAAATCGAAAAACATTAAGGAACCCCAAAAATGCGAATTATTACTTTTATCTTTTTTGTTTTGTTTGCTTTTCCTGCCTTCTCAGCTGAAAATAAAACAGAACTTTCGTCTGGACAAACGCTTTATGTAGCTATTTATTCAAATGTTTTTATTGGACCGAAAGAGCACCCCTTCAATCTAGCTGCAATGCTCAGCATAAGAAATACAGATTTATACAATCAACTCACTATCACCTCAGCAGAATACTTTGACAACAATGGCAAAATATTAAAGGAATACGCTAAAGAACCAATACTTCTTGCTCCTCTGGCGTCACATCACTTTTCAATAAAAGAAAGAGACGAATCTGGCGGCTTTGGCGCAAACTTCATCGTCAAATGGAAAGCAACGAAAAAAATAAATCCACCAATAATCGAAAGCGTAATGATCGGAACAGGATCAGGAATCTCTTTTGTGAGTCAAAGTAAGGTAATTGATGAAAACACTAAATAAAAAGCCACTTGACCTATATATGCACCAGACGCAGAGATACCATTTTTTGCTGACAAACACTGGGTACGCTAGCGATGCATAACCTTATATTTTGTTAGAAAAACAATGTAATGAAAAAAATTGATTATCGAAATCAGGCGTTAAAAATCCTACCGTGGATCTGTGGTAACTGTGGCCGTGATTTTTCAGGAAAAAAACTCAGAGAGTTGACGGTCCATCACAAAGATCATAATCATAAAAATAATCCCCCTGACGGAAGCAACTGGGAACTATTGTGTCTCTATTGTCATGACAACGAGCACTCCCGTATCTTGGATTCCGAATGGCTGCCAAGCCACAATTCTGACAACGACCGAAGCCCAGCTGCATACAATACTCCTTTTAAAAACCTCAATAAACTTGTATCTGACAAGAAAAACAACGAACCAGAATAGCAAAGGCAGGAAACGCAACACGGCCCCGAAACTGCATTGGGTCGGTTATCTCGACTTTACAGATACTTGGTACTACAAGGAGCCAATTTCACCACTTAGTTATGTGTGCTTGACTTATTTCCCACTATTGATAGAGTAATTCATTCTTGGAAGTCTTCAGCGGTAGAGAGTTGGACATAAAAACGCAACAAAGGCCTCGCTCCTTAACCAAAAAGCACTGTAAAGAAAAACCAAATGAGAACAATTAATATAGCAACTTTTTTCATGGCTATTCTATTGCTGAGTGTCAACGCATCTGCCCAACCTTCAGGAGAGGAGAGGCAGGGGAATTCGTAATTCATAATCAATCAGAAAAAATCGTAGTCGGATTTTATACCAATGATGGGAATGGATGGAGCTCGAACTGGCTTTCAGAAGAGCTTGCCCCGGACCAAGCCGCTACGGCTGAATTTGCAGATGACATGGGAGCTTGTGACCAGATACTGCAAGTGGGATGGCTTGGTGAGGATGGCAGTGAAATTCTTGACGATCCAATCAGTATAGATATTTGCAAAACGTCTAATGTTTATGTTTCAGACAATGAAATATACTATGACTGACAGATAAGAGATTGAAGGCCATCTCACTCTCGCGGCCTGCCTGGAGCGAACATCGGGGATAATTCATTGTTTTTTTTTAAGTTCTATAGAAACATAGCAGACAGAGATATCAAATACGATTAGACTGAGAAAAGCCAACCCGTCGTTAAAGACAGGAAGGAGAGCCACTGGCCTTCTGTTATATAGATAGCCGGGTTGCCTTAAATGAGGTGGCCCGGCTTTTTTTGTTCAGTTCATGGCTATAGTTGTGGACAGACTCTTATAATGGCATAATTGGATCCGACCACATAACTCATCAGCCAAGGAAACAAAAAAAATGCCTTTTGTTAATATCAAAATCACAAATGAAGATGTTACTCCTGAAAAGAAAGCTGAATTAATAAAAGGGGCAACTGAATTATTAAAAAATGTGCTTGGAAAAAATCCGGCAACCACAGTTGTTGTAATTGAAGAGATAGATACAGACAATTGGGGGATCGGTGGGGAAACTGTCACCCAAAGAAGAAAAAACGGAAAATGAAAACTGTTTTCATAACCAGAACTTCATATTCACCCCTGAAACAGCGCCACATCAAATCAGCTCAGTAGTAAGTTTTAAAGGAAACAAAACAATGAAAAAGTTATTTCTCGGAATATGTCTGACTGTATTGCTGTCAAGTTATGGTTGTGCGCCTCATGTCAACACTTTGTCAGTTGATGTATTAGCCAAGACTACCTCCAGTTGGAACGGCGGAACCTTACCTGTTTATTCAAAAGGTCAACCCGAAGTAACAATACTAAAAATAATAATACCTCCCAAAATGACCTTGCCTCTTCATCAACATCCAGTAATTAATGCGGGTGTATTGCTGAAAGGAGAGTTAACCGTTGTAACAACAGACAACAAAACGATACAGCTAGAAGCAGGTGATCCAATCGTAGAGGTAGTTAATACGTGGCATTACGGGAAAAATGAGGGTAATGAAGCAGCAGAAATAATAGTTTTTTATGCCGGAATCCAGAACAAACCAATAACCATTAAAAAATAGAATTCATGACATAAAAAGTCACTACACTGGATTTGTCACTCCTGTAGACCCAACCATTGCTAAATAACAATATTTGGGAAGGCAATAGAGCAAAAACAAGACTTATTCATTTAACTCTCAACATCGAGTATCAAACAGTGAAAATCATAAAGTCAGACGGTTCACTTGACGCTGAGACCATCTGTGGCACAACGGAGAGTATTGTGGGGATGCAAGTGTCCCATATCGTTCAACCTCAAAAAACGGAGATTAAAAATGAAATGGAAAACAAATGATGGGGGATGGAGCCCTTACCTCGCCGGGGCCCTCTTAGGTCTCTTGGCCATTGCTTCAGTCCTTGCAACAACACAATTCCTTGGTAAAACAAGCTACTTAGGAGCATCAACAACGTTCGTCCGTGCCGCCGGTATTTTAGAGCAGACAATTGCTACGGATCATGTGATCTCAAACGAGTATTTCACCAAAACAAAGGTTCGTGTTGACTGGCAGTTCATGCTAGTTGTTGGGATTGTCCTGGGTTCCCTTATTTCTTCCACTATGGATAAGAGTTTCCGGATTGAGAGCGTTCCTCCCACGTGGAAGAAACGATTTGGCCCCTCTATCGGAAAGCGTGCATTCGGTGCATTTGTAGGTGGAATTATCGCCATGATCGGAGCTCGTTTGGCTAGTGGCTGCCCAAGTGGACATGGTCTCAGCGGGATGATGCAATTGTCGGTTAGTTCGTTTGTGGCTTTAGGTATGTTTTTTAGCGTAGGTGTTTTGGTTGCTCATATGGTTTACAAAAGGAGAGCATCATGAACAGCAGTCAATGGTTGGGTCTAGTCACTGGTGTACTTTTTGGTTTTCTACTCCAAAAAGGTCGTGTTCTTCGTTTCGACAAACAAGTTGGAGCAATGCTGTTAAAGGATATGACGATATTCAAATTCATGCTGTCGGCAATTATGGTGGGAATGGTCGGGATACTCCTGCTCGCAAATTTTGAGGTCATTACTTTGAGCCACAAGCCAATGAACGTAGGTGCTGTGTTGATAGGAGGCGCCTTGTTCGGTGCCGGATGGGCAATCATGGGTTTTTGCCCCGGTACATCACTGGGTGCTTTGGGCGAAGGTCGCTGGCATGCGGTGTTTGCTATAATAGGCATGGTGGTCGGAGCAGCCTTGTATGCCGAGCTCTACCCTTTCTTTAAAGCAACCATTCTGGCGTGGAAAGATTTCGGAAAAATTGGAATACCGGAAACACTTGGTATTTCGCAATGGATAATCATTCCAGTATTTTGGGTAGGGACAATCACTTTATTCTTTTTATTTGAGAAGAAAAAATTGTAAATCGTGATGATCTTTGCAACATTGACTGGCTACGTGACTGCCCCGCTTAGTCAGTCTACCTAACCCGGCCTCCTCTTGGGCTGCAGTTCGAATTCGCCTCTGCAAAAGCTGATAGCCAAAATCGTGTCACGCCGACCCCGCCCGCCGAACATCATCTCGTGTGGTTTACCGACAGACTGTTCAGAAGGGTGGAGGCGTACTCCTCATCAAAATTCGTTGAAAAATCGGGGAATTTTCTATTTGTGGAAAGCCCACCCAATTTGACCTTAATCGTTGATGAGTTCTGGAAAACACAAGGATAAACAAATATGGATACAGCTTTACAGGTCTGGGGAGGTGGCTCA comes from Desulfocapsa sulfexigens DSM 10523 and encodes:
- a CDS encoding response regulator, with amino-acid sequence MPEKNISRWIWTMGYRAKALTIVSTTILILACVTLFYGIREHNRTIELLIAKTEADIHATVREARHRSLTDYEKRLQTFLQVNPEIITAFAEHDRERLYALSLPRLKTLQRENKLFSNIHFHLPDGTSFLRVNDPEHWGDNLLQDRPSLKKIHAERTPLSGFEIGVHGGFFRVIAPVFLRERYIGAMEFGLDMHQSVDIIQRILRMPTTSCFPIEHWKHAVQFTKFPMVYRGQYAINSHGDPIYAKLPSNLPMDREYHSRVEIEGSHYIVHTHQIFNDFEKREIGGLIILQDITDLILNKRHFIAQAIIFTIFFLVLGITVLHLSFNRLFGNMEREVAKREEATASMERAARQWTAAMDSESDAVYILDLDRKLIQANRAFYKAMATDMETALGRPIEEIVHPHGETAPCPIAQAQKELRDGQFLREVDDPDNSSGLPLEITVTIIRDHDDKPLSIFMRRHDLSEQRAVENRLRKSKEEWERTFDSIADLVTIQDKNMQIVRANRAAEEFFQVKRGGLSGLYCYEVFRGKNSPCQDCPMLSIKKDSKEHPPIIHHDNLQKTFHISSSPLLDADDNVEYLVHIARDITTQKALEEELYQAHKMEAIGTMAGGIAHDFNNILAAIVGFAELVRADLAEGSPSREDMDQIIQAADRAKSLVQQILSFSRKGSHQLQIFAPSSVVHEVAKLLHSTLPSTVTIEETIEKDTGTINADPTRIHQIVMNLCTNAFHAMEGEKGILGISLQQQEITSEAAHNKKIPPGNYVVLEVRDTGCGMDKTTQERIFDPFYTTKTVGKGTGMGLSVLHGIVKDYHGFIEVESCKGIGSTFRVYFPSVKTTDEPLPVHTEKNTKAADIPGSEEILVVDDDPLLVRINGRLLGDLGYRVTEMTSSTEALEKVRLEPHRFDLLITDQTMPQLTGTELAASIMKISPKTAVIMCTGHSGLVSKEDALAMGINRFVYKPIKGMELIEAVREVLNETRRASRS
- a CDS encoding calcium/sodium antiporter encodes the protein MAILFFITGLIFLIVGAEALVRGSSRLAAAVGISPLVIGLTVVAFGTSSPELAVSIKSALSNQASLAVGNVIGSNIFNVLFILGLSALIVPLSVSQQLVRLDVPLMITISVVVLVLSLDGIFSRTDGLMLVTGLATYISFLIYQSRRENSHVQEEYAKEFGTEKNVTNSWTKNIVMVLSGLALLVLGSRWLVNGAVSFAQYLGVSELVIGLTIVSAGTSLPEVVTSVIAAVRGERDIAVGNVIGSNIFNIMGVLGCASIVAPMGIEVATAISRFDIPVMIAVAFACLPIFYTGGLISRKEGALFLSYYVAYTFYLVFAASHHDALPVFNAAMLYFIIPLTMVTLIIVALREMHNRKNRSE
- the mrcB gene encoding penicillin-binding protein 1B — protein: MKKVSFFTLAFLILTAISLLAVAVYVLDLDRQISTHFEGRRWELPARIYARPLELYIGKTLTLDELTKELLQLHYSQIESPEKPGEYSVRGNRVIFYSRNSPFPDALRPAMAVELAIQDKTITHLADHNTQEPITLFQLEPVQYASIYPTHNEDRLLINLADVPELLIRTLLLVEDKSFYNHWGIRPTAIIRAALANIKAGKTVQGGSTLTQQLVKNIFLSSEQTLPRKINEAVMALLLEYHYSKDEIMEAYLNEVYLGQDGKRAIHGFAMASRFYYGRDLAELEPAQIALLVGIVKGASYYNPRRHPERATARRNQVLDILASAKGIVPEKTEQLKNSPLTVTQKIPSGITPYPAFLQLVRKQLKRDYKDADLRSEGLSIFTTLDPIIQQQAEKSLTGELATIEKNRGDKPPKTLQGSLVIASVDQGEVVAVVGSRTPGQAGFNRALDMKRPIGSIIKPAVYLTALTRPESYNLLTTLYDTPLKVPMSGKDWQPENYDKTFHGPLPLIQALAHSYNVATVQLGMDLGLDAVIDTIHGLGIEEDITAYPSLLLGAIELPPIDVLQVYQTIAAGGYKTPLRSILAVTDQTNTTLQRYPLTVQQAADPGAVFCLTTALQAATTTGTAKSIQHLLPEGLTVAGKTGTTDNLRDSWFAGFSGQHVAVAWVGRDDNTSTGLTGATGALKIWAATMAGISTSPLQPQPPETIDWYYSDISAGTILNPKCGKDQGPALPFIRGGVLPEASSCKQEQHDNSFEQKLQRGINNILDFLH
- a CDS encoding tetratricopeptide repeat protein, with product MKITLKLLSLFLFSILLFQGCATSPPPPIHYPSPPPKQTDTVSANFSRQATTQVRQGRLDIAAATLERGLRIAPKDAMLWSQLAEVKLQQNQYQQARSLAEKSNSLAGGYPGIMEKNKQIIKEALIQAGTD
- a CDS encoding DUF3124 domain-containing protein, coding for MRIITFIFFVLFAFPAFSAENKTELSSGQTLYVAIYSNVFIGPKEHPFNLAAMLSIRNTDLYNQLTITSAEYFDNNGKILKEYAKEPILLAPLASHHFSIKERDESGGFGANFIVKWKATKKINPPIIESVMIGTGSGISFVSQSKVIDENTK
- a CDS encoding YajD family HNH nuclease: MKKIDYRNQALKILPWICGNCGRDFSGKKLRELTVHHKDHNHKNNPPDGSNWELLCLYCHDNEHSRILDSEWLPSHNSDNDRSPAAYNTPFKNLNKLVSDKKNNEPE
- a CDS encoding 2-hydroxymuconate tautomerase family protein, with protein sequence MPFVNIKITNEDVTPEKKAELIKGATELLKNVLGKNPATTVVVIEEIDTDNWGIGGETVTQRRKNGK
- a CDS encoding cupin domain-containing protein, with product MKKLFLGICLTVLLSSYGCAPHVNTLSVDVLAKTTSSWNGGTLPVYSKGQPEVTILKIIIPPKMTLPLHQHPVINAGVLLKGELTVVTTDNKTIQLEAGDPIVEVVNTWHYGKNEGNEAAEIIVFYAGIQNKPITIKK
- a CDS encoding YeeE/YedE thiosulfate transporter family protein; the protein is MSFNLKKRRLKMKWKTNDGGWSPYLAGALLGLLAIASVLATTQFLGKTSYLGASTTFVRAAGILEQTIATDHVISNEYFTKTKVRVDWQFMLVVGIVLGSLISSTMDKSFRIESVPPTWKKRFGPSIGKRAFGAFVGGIIAMIGARLASGCPSGHGLSGMMQLSVSSFVALGMFFSVGVLVAHMVYKRRAS
- a CDS encoding YeeE/YedE thiosulfate transporter family protein, with product MNSSQWLGLVTGVLFGFLLQKGRVLRFDKQVGAMLLKDMTIFKFMLSAIMVGMVGILLLANFEVITLSHKPMNVGAVLIGGALFGAGWAIMGFCPGTSLGALGEGRWHAVFAIIGMVVGAALYAELYPFFKATILAWKDFGKIGIPETLGISQWIIIPVFWVGTITLFFLFEKKKL